GCGTCATAAACTATGGATCCTTCTCTTTTGTCCACATCACTGGGGATATTTTTCATTTTTATTTCGAGTAATTTTTCATAAGTTTTATCCTCAAACATCAGATCAGTACCTCCTTCCTTAAATTCATCTCTCCGTAGATTGTATTTACAGTAAATGTTACAGCTAATACACTACGAGCTAAGTCTTTGAAAGAAAAGTTATAAACTTCTAAAACTCTACTGTCTTGTAACAATGCTTCCTTTATTCTTTCCTCTAAAACTACTTTGCAATAACTCTTAGGTTTTCCAAATAAATCTTTTAATTCGATTCCATAATTCCACGAATAAATAAGATAAGCGTATCTTTCAGTATTTAATATTTTAAAACAGGCCTGTTCCATAGCTTTTAGCCCGTCTATTTTTCCGTAGATTCGATCCCCGAACATCTGGATTTTATGAGTTTTAGTTGTCATAACTTTATTCTCTTCTACAATTTCAACAGATACATTTTCTCTAACAGGTAACATCATATCCACTCTCCTTCAACAGTAGGATCATTAATTCTATCCAGGATATAGTAAATTTGTCCCCCCTCTTGCCTTATCATTATTACTTTCTCTCCCTTTAATAGTGCGTTATGAATTAATATCTTTTTTCTACCTGTGTATTCATGCTCGTGATCAATCGGTATCACATTTTTACCAACATTAGGGTGGTCATGACTAGTATCCCATGATCCATGTATACTATCAGTTGAGTGTTGAACTGTGATATCAACGTAATAATCTCTTACAAGATGGGAAAGTATTAGATCCTCAGCTTGTAGAAGTTTTTTAGCCTCTACTCTAACAGTTAAAGGATTTACAGTTTCAACTATTCCAAATTCTAGTTTTGTCATTTTTTTTCTTTCTAGTAATTTTTCTACTACTTCTTTGATAGCATCTATCATTGAATATCTGCCCCCCTTACCGTTAAATTCATTAAATACTCTTGGTTATTGAAAATATGCTTAGCACTTTCTACCAACATATAATTACTTACTTTTACATCTCCTAAATCCAAAACAACTATGATACTACTTCCAGCCCTTACTCTCACATCTCCGAATATATTTTTTATATCTAAGCTTTTAAATTTTCTATTGTGGAGCTGTAATAATGCGTCGGCTTTCATTTTTCCATTTTCTTTTTCTCCCAGGGTGTCATAGTGTTGTAGAACTCCCCATTTATTGATATTACTTGAATCTTTAGCTATATAAATCTCTCTTTTTCCAGCATTACTGTCAGATTTAACTATTTTTACAGTGTTAGCACTATTTTCTATGCTAGATTTATAAGAAAAATTTTGAGACATTGAAGCATCAACAATAAAATCTAATTTCATATTTTCAATATTTTTTAACGTCAATTTACCAAAGTCATCATACAGAACATACATTTTTTTTGTATTTTGAAGTGTTATTCCTAAAGCAGTCAATATGATATCAAACAGTGATACCCCATCTTCTAGTCTTTTAGGAATAATAAATTTAGTATCTTCTATTTCTCCAAGTTGTAATTGGAAGTCATTAGCTAGCATGGTTATTACTTCACTAGCTTTTTTATTTCTATACTCATAGACATCTTTATTTTTTAGATATCTAAGTTGATCATAAGCAGTGACAGAGAGTATTTTATCTTTATCTCTATTAATCGTAAAGATAAATCCATAAAAAACTTTTTGCCCTTTGTACTTAACTGTTACTAAATCTCCCTCTTCAAAGATGTTATTCTCATCAAATAAGCACTTGAATGTGAGTTTTCCAGGAGCACCTCTTCTTTCTGTTGTCCAAGTTACTCCCTCTAGTACAGCAGGTGCTATTGCCCCATTTGTAGTTTTTATTCCTAATTCTATATCTAAATTATTCAAGTCTTAACACCTGCCCCACTTTTATGCTATTAGCATTTGCTAAATTATTTAAAGTTTTTAAGTCTAAGTATCTAGAGCCGTTTCCAAGCTCTTTTTTAGCTATATTATACAAAGTATCTCCAGCTTTAACTGTATAAGTTTTAGCTATCGTTTTAGAAGCACTGTCTCTTACTTTTGTAGTAGTTATTAATCCACCACTTATAGCACTAACTATAGCTCTATTACTATCTTTATACTCTTTTAGATTTAAAGATACTATTACATCTCTTCCTTCGTCAGCATCTTCTTTTATTTGAAAATCTTCTAATGATACCTTCATGCAATGACTATATCCCAATACCCCAATACTACCTTCTCTAATTATTACAAAATTAAAAGGTTTTTTAGAGTTCTTTAGCTTTTTTATTAGTTCGATGTAGTAAACAATAGGTAAAAATATCCCACCTAAATATTGAGCAAAGGGATATTTAACAGCTGGAATACAAGCATCAAAAGATATCTCTTGTAATCCAGACTCTTTCAATATATTAAATTCTCCCTCATTCACAAGAGTTACAGTCCTATTTCTATTTTTGAATTTAATATTCATTCTTTGAGGGGTAATAGGGAATAACACCCCGTCGATATAAAACGCGTATCCATTTTTTAATAGCATTAATCATACACCCCCTCAGCTACTACTGAAACAGTTTCTCTCAATTTATCACTGATATTTGAATAAATACTTTCAACATCCATAGAATTATTAACTTGGTTAGTAATTCCGCCAACCTCAACTTTTATTTCAGCAGTAGTAAATCTGTTGATAACTTCCATTTCAGCTAAATCTCTCATATATTTAATCTCTTCTATTGTTAAGTCTAAGTTATCTACAATAGCTTCAGTATTTGTTGCTATTTGGCCCAGTAGTTCTTGATTTTTCTCCTGGATAGTATCAGTTAAAGAAAAATTATCCCAAGCATTATATCCATTTTTTGCTGCTTGCCAAGGGTCTTTATAGTCCACCATCATTTCTGAAAAATCTTTTCTTTCTACCTTAAATGAATTTTCTCCAACTTTATCTAAAACAAAAGTATTTAAGGAATTTTGAATCTCCCCTAACGTATCAGATACACTAGTTCCCAGTATTGTATCTGTTATTCTCCCGATAACTTTTAATTGATCTATAATAAAGTTGGTAAAATCTAAGAATAAATTACTGATAGCAGTTATTGGATGTGTAAAAACATTTCCTATAAATTCTACTATTCCAGCTATATAATTATAAACTGAACTTCCTAATTGAAGAGTTGCATTATAAACAGCTCCAATCACATTATGGATTACAGCACCAATAGCATAGAAAGCTCCTACTATTATTCCTGTAGCTGATACTGAAGTACCTGCAAAATGATTAAAGGCTGCTACTCCTAAATATAATGCTGCAACTACACCACTTACAACTAAAACTATTGGATTTGCTAATATAGCACTATTCAATCCCCATTGGGCTAATGTTTGCTGATGAGTTAAAGCTATAGATTTTCCAGTAGCCGCATTATAAATAGTCATTGCCAAAGCACTTCCTAATTGAGCTAATCCCATAGCTTTAGTAACTAGAGTATTAACCCCAATAGCAGTTGTATAAACTCCCATTAATGCCGTAACTGTTTTTAATATTGGAGATATCACCCCCCAATTATCATAAATAATACTACCTAACCCAACTATAATATTCAATCCCTGTTGAGATATTGCCATAATTTGGCCTATACTTGTAACAATGCTATTTGTAAAATTTTTAAAATTTTCAGAGTTTAATACTTGAGAAATTTGATTAGAGATAGGGATAAATCCTTGAATAACTTGGCCTTTTATACTACTAATTATATCTGTAAAAGTTAATGGGATACTCTCAAATTGATTATTTATTTGAGTAGCAGCATTAAACATAGCGTTTTTAACTACTTCAGATGTAATTTTGCCTTGAGATGCAAGGTCTTTTATCTGTCCTACTGGAACTTCCATATAGTTAGCTATATTTCTAACTATTAATGGTGCTTGTTCTAGTATAGAATTTAATTCCTCTCCTCTCAAAGCTCCAGCTCCCATAGCTTGAGTTAATTGTAGCATAGCTGCACTAACTCCCTCAGCACTTGTACCTGATATCTTAAATTGTTTGTTTATTAACTCCATAAAACCAATAAGTTCAGTGTTAGAGGAAAAGGCATCTCCTGCCATAAGTCCCATTTTAGAGATACTATCCATAGTTCCTAATGAATCTCCTCTACTATTCTGAGCTGATTGAAATATCATTGCTTGAAGTTCACTAGTAGTTTGATTACCATCATTCATTAAATCTAATCTAGCAGTAGTTTGTGTTAAACTATCAGAAAGGTTTATAGCTCCTCTTAGAGTTTGTAGTCCTACATAAGCTGCTGCCACTCTACTAATTTTAGATAATAACCCGTCACTTTCTTTAACACCTCTTGCAAGACTTTGATTAAATCTATTTTGCCCATTTGTATTGTTATTAATTTGATTTTGTATCTCTTGCTCTATTCTTACTAACTCTGCTCCTGCGTCTGTTATCATTTGAGAGGCATTTGTTAATCTAGTGGTGTCAATATTTACATTAGCATTGTTTACTCCTTGTAAAGCTGCTATTGTAGTATTAATAGCTCCTACTATGTTGTTGAGAGGTTTACTCATGCCATCTATAAGCATTATTGAACTTTCTATTGTAGCCACCTTATCACCTCCAATAAAAAAAGCACCCGAGAATTTTAATTCTCAAGTGCATACACCTTATAAAAATCTATTTCTGATTGGTTCCACCCCTATTTTAGGATAATACTCTTCTTGAATATATTTTTTTAAAATCCGTTCAGCATCTCCATCACGCTCTAACTCAACCCATTCATCATACAATTTCTCTTCAGAAAGAACTCTCCCAATTCCATAATCCATGTCTAAATTTCTGAAAACTTTATACCAATTTTCTCTAGTAGCAACTCTTTTTTCTCCGTTCGGGAATACTATAGTTATTTTTTCTTTTAAATTAACACCTGGATAAAGAGGGATTACTTTCATTTCCTCACTAACAATCCCGTTATTGTTTTCTACTTTAAAATATAGGTCATATTTTTTCTCAAACTCATGTTCTATTAATTTTCTATATCCCTTATATTTACCATCAGCAGGAATGTCTTTTACAGCAAAACATATAAAACTCAGAGTAAAAAAACATAAAATAAGTATTTTTTTCATAGATATTTCCCTCCATCATTTTCTATACCTCTATTTATAGTAAAAAAAGAATAAAAAGTCAATAATTATTTATTTTCTTTCTCAAGTCTTATTTGAATAGCTGCAATTACAAAAGCTTTTTCCTCATTACTCATCTCTAAATATTCTTTAGGTCTTATATGTAATTTGTGCAGGCAATAGTAAGCTATGTTAGCCTCACCATCACCTGCTTTTATTAGTTTTTTGCTTCTTTAGTTAATTCTCCCAAAGTTTTAAAACCATTGACTTTATTAACCTCAGTTGCTAAGTCCTGAAACTCAGCTGGTAACAACATTGATTTTAATAAATCCTGCTTAGTTTTTACACCATAACTATCTTGTAATTCAGCGTTACCTAAGTCAGGATAAACTACACAAGCAGCACATAACATTGCCTGGTATTTATTACCATCTAACATTGGTAGTTTTTGCCCATTGATATCTTTTATAATAGTACAATTTTCTCTAAGTAATTGGTCATCTTGAGCTGAGATAGCTCTTATTTCAAATAGTTCAGTTTCTCCACTTTCCTTGATAAATCTTTCTGAAATAGTGATCTTCTTATTTTCTACTACTTTAGCATTTTGCTTAAAAAAACTATTAAAATTCATTTATTTTCAACTCCTCTATACCATTCCATCTAAAATATTAAACTTTTTATTGAGTACCCATTTTTCAAAAGTAAAAGATACTTCCTCTTCCAGGTATTCTCCATTTGCATCAAATTGCCCTATAACCCCACCATCAAGGTTACAACCTTGAATCAATACAGCTTGTCTTCCAGCTGCCGAATTTGGATCTTCATTAGCTACTTCAATATCAAAGTACAGATCCTCTCCAGTATTTTGATATTTCTCTAATATCTCTCTCATTACACTGGTGTTATAATGCATAGTCATAGTTCCTGTACCTTCTGCTGAGGTTGCTTTATTTCCTTTGTTAACTCTTCCGAGAATAGGTAGTTTAGACTTATTCTTTGTGTATTTAGCTTCAAACTTAATAGCTGTCATAAAATTATATCTAGTACCATCAATAGTAGCATAGCATTCCCCAAATACTCCAGCTATTGCATCTTTACTTAACATTGTTAATTTTCCTTCTGGCATTTAAACTCTCTCCTTCCTACGATACCACTACTGTCATATATAATATCTCCATACAAGCTACTGGAGTAACAGGGTCATTAACTATTACCGATTTTTTAGTAGGTCCCTTTTCCACTGTTACAGCTTTAGGATCAAAATTTTCCAATGCTTGTATTCTTTCTAATTCCTCATGATGGGCCACTATATCTTTCCATAATGCTTCTCTACCGCTTTCAATATTTCTAGTGTGCCCTAAATGTTTTTTATTAAATAATAAAGCTATATCATTTCCTATTTGGTCCAACACTCTTACAACTTGGTTAGATGTAAAATCATCATTTTTCTCTACTGTGATAGTTGTTAGAGAGTTTATATCAGTTAAAACATAAGGTTCTCCAGCATTATTATGAAATAATAATTGGCCAGCTTTTATTCCTGCCTCTAACTGTGATTGAGTATATTTAGTATCAATAGTATACTCTCCATCATACTTAGTATTAGTTAAAGTAGCATTTACAGCACAACTTGCTTCAGCTCCAGTTAACCAATAAACTAATACATTTTCAGGGGCTCCATCATCTGAAACTTTATTTTGAAGATTGATAACTCCTTCATAATCAGCAGCTTCTCTATAGACTACGCATTGAAATTTCACTCCAACTTCATCTCTCATTCTCTTAGTCCAGTTAATATATAACTTTTGGATAATTGAGTCTTTAGCTGTACATCCCACAACGTTAAAGCTATAAGATTCTAGTAGATCTAAAAACTCTTGATGCTGAGTTCCTGTTACACTAACAAGATTTGTTCCACCTGTTAATTTTTCTCCAGCTGTTTCTGTTAACTCTGATGTTTTGAAATCTACATAGTCATTACTTATAAGTTCTGAAGAGTTGGTTACTGTTTGAACGTCTACTTTGATATCACCTATCATTGTCGTTACATCTTTTTTACTCTCCTCATCTACATTAGTTTTAACTATTATAGTAATATCATTCCC
This is a stretch of genomic DNA from Candidatus Fusobacterium pullicola. It encodes these proteins:
- a CDS encoding tape measure protein; the encoded protein is MATIESSIMLIDGMSKPLNNIVGAINTTIAALQGVNNANVNIDTTRLTNASQMITDAGAELVRIEQEIQNQINNNTNGQNRFNQSLARGVKESDGLLSKISRVAAAYVGLQTLRGAINLSDSLTQTTARLDLMNDGNQTTSELQAMIFQSAQNSRGDSLGTMDSISKMGLMAGDAFSSNTELIGFMELINKQFKISGTSAEGVSAAMLQLTQAMGAGALRGEELNSILEQAPLIVRNIANYMEVPVGQIKDLASQGKITSEVVKNAMFNAATQINNQFESIPLTFTDIISSIKGQVIQGFIPISNQISQVLNSENFKNFTNSIVTSIGQIMAISQQGLNIIVGLGSIIYDNWGVISPILKTVTALMGVYTTAIGVNTLVTKAMGLAQLGSALAMTIYNAATGKSIALTHQQTLAQWGLNSAILANPIVLVVSGVVAALYLGVAAFNHFAGTSVSATGIIVGAFYAIGAVIHNVIGAVYNATLQLGSSVYNYIAGIVEFIGNVFTHPITAISNLFLDFTNFIIDQLKVIGRITDTILGTSVSDTLGEIQNSLNTFVLDKVGENSFKVERKDFSEMMVDYKDPWQAAKNGYNAWDNFSLTDTIQEKNQELLGQIATNTEAIVDNLDLTIEEIKYMRDLAEMEVINRFTTAEIKVEVGGITNQVNNSMDVESIYSNISDKLRETVSVVAEGVYD
- a CDS encoding LysM peptidoglycan-binding domain-containing protein translates to MLLKNGYAFYIDGVLFPITPQRMNIKFKNRNRTVTLVNEGEFNILKESGLQEISFDACIPAVKYPFAQYLGGIFLPIVYYIELIKKLKNSKKPFNFVIIREGSIGVLGYSHCMKVSLEDFQIKEDADEGRDVIVSLNLKEYKDSNRAIVSAISGGLITTTKVRDSASKTIAKTYTVKAGDTLYNIAKKELGNGSRYLDLKTLNNLANANSIKVGQVLRLE
- a CDS encoding DUF2634 domain-containing protein; amino-acid sequence: MLPVRENVSVEIVEENKVMTTKTHKIQMFGDRIYGKIDGLKAMEQACFKILNTERYAYLIYSWNYGIELKDLFGKPKSYCKVVLEERIKEALLQDSRVLEVYNFSFKDLARSVLAVTFTVNTIYGEMNLRKEVLI
- a CDS encoding DUF2577 domain-containing protein, with the protein product MIDAIKEVVEKLLERKKMTKLEFGIVETVNPLTVRVEAKKLLQAEDLILSHLVRDYYVDITVQHSTDSIHGSWDTSHDHPNVGKNVIPIDHEHEYTGRKKILIHNALLKGEKVIMIRQEGGQIYYILDRINDPTVEGEWI
- a CDS encoding phage tail tube protein → MPEGKLTMLSKDAIAGVFGECYATIDGTRYNFMTAIKFEAKYTKNKSKLPILGRVNKGNKATSAEGTGTMTMHYNTSVMREILEKYQNTGEDLYFDIEVANEDPNSAAGRQAVLIQGCNLDGGVIGQFDANGEYLEEEVSFTFEKWVLNKKFNILDGMV
- a CDS encoding phage tail sheath family protein; the encoded protein is MANGGGTFLSYNKVLPGSYINFVSAARATVNISDRGFAAIAMELDWGVEGEIFTVENGDFQTDTLKIFGYDYTHEKMKPLRDLFMKAQTVYMYRLNGGGTKAANTYATAKYSGTRGNDITIIVKTNVDEESKKDVTTMIGDIKVDVQTVTNSSELISNDYVDFKTSELTETAGEKLTGGTNLVSVTGTQHQEFLDLLESYSFNVVGCTAKDSIIQKLYINWTKRMRDEVGVKFQCVVYREAADYEGVINLQNKVSDDGAPENVLVYWLTGAEASCAVNATLTNTKYDGEYTIDTKYTQSQLEAGIKAGQLLFHNNAGEPYVLTDINSLTTITVEKNDDFTSNQVVRVLDQIGNDIALLFNKKHLGHTRNIESGREALWKDIVAHHEELERIQALENFDPKAVTVEKGPTKKSVIVNDPVTPVACMEILYMTVVVS
- a CDS encoding hydrolase — protein: MNNLDIELGIKTTNGAIAPAVLEGVTWTTERRGAPGKLTFKCLFDENNIFEEGDLVTVKYKGQKVFYGFIFTINRDKDKILSVTAYDQLRYLKNKDVYEYRNKKASEVITMLANDFQLQLGEIEDTKFIIPKRLEDGVSLFDIILTALGITLQNTKKMYVLYDDFGKLTLKNIENMKLDFIVDASMSQNFSYKSSIENSANTVKIVKSDSNAGKREIYIAKDSSNINKWGVLQHYDTLGEKENGKMKADALLQLHNRKFKSLDIKNIFGDVRVRAGSSIIVVLDLGDVKVSNYMLVESAKHIFNNQEYLMNLTVRGADIQ